A single region of the Drosophila takahashii strain IR98-3 E-12201 chromosome 2R, DtakHiC1v2, whole genome shotgun sequence genome encodes:
- the Polr3B gene encoding DNA-directed RNA polymerase III subunit RPC2, producing MVELKMGDHNVEATAWEPGDSKDWSMPIKPLAEKWKLVPAFLQVKGLVKQHIDSFNHFINVDIKKIVKANELVTSGADPLFYLKYLDVRVGKPDIDEGFNITKATTPHECRLRDTTYSAPITVDIEYTRGTQRIKRNNLLIGRMPLMLRCSNCALTGKSEFELSKLNECPLDPGGYFVVRGQEKVILIQEQLSWNKMLTEDFNGVVQCQVTSSTHEKKSRTLVVSKHGKYYLKHNSMTDDIPIVVIFKALGVVSDQEIQSLIGIDSKSQNRFGASLLDAYNLKVFTQQRALEYMGSKLVVKRFQSATTKTPSEEARELLLTTILAHVPVDNFNFQMKAIYVSMMVRRVMAAELDKTLFDDRDYYGNKRLELAGSLLSMMFEDLFKRMNWELKTIADKNIPKVKAAQFDVVKHMRAAQITAGLESAISSGNWTIKRFKMERAGVTQVLSRLSYISALGMMTRVNSQFEKTRKVSGPRSLQPSQWGMLCPSDTPEGEACGLVKNLALMTHITTEVEERPVMIVAFNAGVEDIREVSGNPINNPNVFLVFINGNVLGLTLNHKHLVRNLRYMRRKGRMGSYVSVHTSYTQRCIYIHTDGGRLCRPYVIVEKQRPLVKQHHLDELNRGIRKFDDFLLDGLIEYLDVNEENDSFIAWNEQQIEERTTHLEIEPFTLLGVCAGLVPYPHHNQSPRNTYQCAMGKQAMGMIGYNQKNRIDSLMYNLVYPHAPMVKSKTIELTNFDKLPAGQNATVAVMSYSGYDIEDALILNKASIDRGYGRCLVYKNSKCTVKRYANQTFDRIMGPMKDALTNKVIFKHDVLDTDGIVAPGEQVQNKQIMINKEMPAVTSMNPLQGQSAQVPYTAVPISYKGPEPSYIERVMVSANAEEDFLIKILLRQTRIPEIGDKFSSRHGQKGVTGLIVEQEDMPFNDFGICPDMIMNPHGFPSRMTVGKTLELLGGKAGLLEGKFHYGTAFGGSKVEDIQAELERHGFNYVGKDFFYSGITGTPLEAYIYSGPVYYQKLKHMVQDKMHARARGPKAVLTRQPTQGRSREGGLRLGEMERDCLISYGASMLIMERLMISSDAFEVDVCRTCGRLAYCSWCHFCQSSANVSKISMPYACKLLFQELTSMNVVPKMILENY from the exons ATGGTGGAGCTGAAGATGGGCGATCACAATGTGGAAGCCACCGCCTGGGAGCCGGGCGACAGCAAGGACTGGTCGATGCCCATTAAGCCGCTGGCGGAGAAGTGGAAACTGGTGCCGGCATTCCTGCAAGTGAAGGGACTGGTGAAGCAGCACATCGATTCGTTCAATCACTTCATCAACGTGGACATCAAGAAGATTGTGAAGGCCAACGAGCTGGTGACCAGCGGAGCGGATCCCCTGTTCTACCTGAAGTATCTGGACGTGCGGGTGGGCAAACCGGACATCGACGAGGGCTTCAACATCACCAAGGCGACCACGCCGCACGAGTGCCGCCTAAGGGACACCACGTACTCGGCGCCCATCACCGTGGACATCGAGTACACGCGGGGCACGCAGCGGATCAAGCGGAACAACCTGCTCATCGGCAGGATGCCCCTCATGCTGCGCTGCTCCAATTGCGCCCTCACCGGGAAGTCGGAGTTCGAGCTGTCCAAGCTGAACGAGTGTCCACTGGATCCCGGTGGCTACTTTGTGGTGCGCGGCCAGGAGAAGGTCATCCTGATCCAGGAGCAGCTGTCCTGGAACAAGATGCTCACCGAGGACTTCAACGGGGTGGTGCAGTGCCAAGTGACCTCCTCCACGCATGAAAAGAAGTCGCGCACTCTGGTGGTGAGCAAGCATGGAAAGTACTACCTCAAGCACAACTCCATGACGGACGACATACCCATTGTGGTGATCTTCAAGGCCCTGGGCGTGGTTTCCGATCAGGAAATCCAGTCGCTTATTGGCATAGACAGCAAGTCGCAGAATAGGTTCGGTGCCTCCCTTCTGGATGCCTATAATCTGAAGGTCTTCACCCAGCAAAGGGCATTGGAGTACATGG GTTCAAAACTGGTGGTCAAGCGCTTCCAAAGTGCCACCACAAAAACGCCCTCGGAGGAGGCCCGCGAGCTGCTGCTGACCACCATTCTGGCGCACGTTCCCGTGGACAACTTCAACTTCCAAATGAAGGCCATCTACGTGTCCATGATGGTGCGTCGTGTGATGGCCGCCGAGCTGGACAAGACGCTCTTCGACGATCGCGATTACTACGGCAACAAGCGACTGGAGCTGGCTGGCTCCCTGCTCTCCATGATGTTCGAGGATCTGTTCAAGCGCATGAACTGGGAGCTAAAGACCATTGCGGACAAGAATATACCCAAGGTGAAGGCGGCGCAGTTCGATGTGGTGAAGCACATGAGGGCGGCGCAGATAACGGCGGGCTTGGAGTCGGCCATTAGTTCCGGAAACTGGACCATCAAGCGATTCAAGATGGAAAGAGCTGGCGTAACGCAGGTGCTGTCCCGCCTGAGCTATATATCCGCCCTGGGCATGATGACGCGAGTGAACTCGCAGTTTGAGAAGACGCGAAAGGTGTCCGGTCCGCGATCCCTGCAGCCCAGTCAGTGGGGCATGCTGTGTCCCTCGGACACGCCCGAAGGCGAGGCCTGTGGGCTGGTCAAAAATCTTGCTTTAATGACCCATATTACCACCGAAGTGGAGGAGCGACCCGTGATGATAGTGGCCTTCAATGCGGGCGTGGAGGATATTCGAGAAGTGAGCGGCAATCCCATCAATAATCCGAATGTCTTTCTGGTCTTCATCAATGGTAACGTCCTGGGACTCACCCTGAACCACAAACACCTGGTGCGAAACCTGCGCTACATGCGCCGGAAGGGTCGAATGGGCAGCTATGTGTCCGTGCACACGTCCTACACCCAGCGATGCATCTACATCCACACGGACGGCGGTCGTTTGTGCCGCCCCTACGTAATTGTGGAGAAGCAACGTCCGCTGGTGAAGCAGCATCACCTGGATGAGCTCAACCGGGGAATCCGCAAGTTCGACGACTTTCTGTTGGACGGACTGATCGAGTATTTGGATGTGAACGAGGAGAACGATTCGTTTATCGCATGGAACGAGCAGCAAATCGAGGAGCGCACCACGCACCTGGAAATCGAACCCTTTACTTTGCTGGGAGTGTGTGCGGGCCTGGTGCCCTATCCGCATCACAACCAGAGTCCCAGGAACACCTATCAATGTGCTATGGGCAAACAGGCGATGGGAATGATTGGCTACAACCAAAAGAACCGCATCGACTCGCTCATGTACAACCTGGTGTATCCGCACGCTCCCATGGTGAAATCCAAGACCATTGAGCTCACCAATTTCGACAAGCTGCCAGCAGGTCAAAATGCCACGGTGGCCGTGATGAGTTACTCCGGTTACGATATCGAAGATGCCTTAATTCTGAACAAGGCCTCCATAGATCGCGGCTATGGACGCTGCCTGGTCTACAAGAACTCAAAGTGCACGGTGAAACGCTATGCGAATCAGACCTTCGACAGGATCATGGGTCCCATGAAAGATGCGCTCACGAACAAGGTGATCTTCAAGCACGACGTCCTGGACACCGACGGCATTGTGGCCCCCGGTGAGCAGgttcaaaacaaacaaatcatGATCAACAAGGAGATGCCCGCGGTGACTTCGATGAATCCGCTTCAGGGACAATCCGCGCAGGTTCCCTACACCGCAGTGCCCATAAGTTATAAAGGGCCAGAGCCCAGTTATATCGAGCGGGTGATGGTCTCCGCCAATGCCGAGGAGGACTTCCTGATCAAGATCCTGCTGCGCCAGACGCGCATTCCCGAGATCGGAGACAAGTTCAGCTCGCGGCACGGCCAAAAGGGAGTGACGGGCTTGATTGTTGAGCAGGAGGACATGCCCTTCAATGACTTTGGCATCTGCCCGGACATGATTATGAACCCCCATGGCTTCCCCTCTCGTATGACAGTGGGTAAGACACTGGAGCTGCTCGGCGGAAAGGCTGGTCTCCTGGAAGGCAAGTTTCACTATGGCACTGCCTTTGGCGGGTCCAAAGTGGAGGACATCCAGGCGGAACTGGAGCGCCACGGTTTCAACTACGTGGGCAAGGACTTTTTCTACTCCGGCATCACTGGAACGCCACTGGAGGCGTACATCTATTCGGGTCCGGTGTACTACCAGAAACTGAAGCACATGGTGCAGGATAAAATGCACGCCCGTGCCCGAGGGCCCAAGGCGGTGCTCACCCGTCAGCCCACGCAGGGCAGGAGTCGCGAGGGTGGCCTTCGGTTGGGTGAAATGGAGCGGGATTGCCTCATTTCCTACGGCGCTAGCATGCTGATCATGGAGCGTCTGATGATCTCGTCGGATGCCTTCGAGGTGGATGTTTGCAGGACCTGCGGCCGGTTGGCCTACTGCTCCTGGTGCCATTTCTGCCAGTCCTCGGCCAATGTATCCAAGATATCCATGCCGTATGCCTGCAAGTTGCTCTTCCAGGAGTTGACCAGCATGAATGTGGTGCCGAAAATGATTCTGGAAAACTATTAA